The Thermoleophilaceae bacterium genome includes a window with the following:
- a CDS encoding sulfite exporter TauE/SafE family protein, whose amino-acid sequence MSARHVRLAVIGTAAGAFSGLFGVGGGTIIVPLLILWLAYGEREAAATSLAAIVVIGALGAALHGAYGNVDPLAALVIAIPAVGGALAGTALQQRIRPVAVSWVFAALLVASALMLVL is encoded by the coding sequence ATGTCCGCGCGCCACGTTCGCCTGGCCGTCATCGGCACCGCGGCGGGGGCCTTCAGCGGGCTCTTCGGCGTGGGCGGCGGCACGATCATCGTCCCGCTGCTCATCCTGTGGCTCGCCTACGGCGAGCGCGAGGCGGCGGCCACGTCGCTCGCCGCCATCGTGGTCATCGGCGCGCTGGGCGCGGCGCTGCACGGCGCCTACGGGAACGTGGACCCCCTGGCGGCGCTGGTCATCGCGATCCCGGCCGTGGGCGGCGCGCTGGCCGGCACCGCGCTCCAGCAGCGCATCCGCCCGGTGGCGGTGTCATGGGTGTTCGCCGCCCTGCTCGTGGCCTCGGCCCTGATGCTGGTGCTCTGA
- the otsB gene encoding trehalose-phosphatase — protein sequence MSASALDTISQALRPVSSIRDRAAVFCDIDGTLAPIVRRPDEAHVPEKTSRLLGSLGRRYALVACVSGRSAAEGRRLVGVGSIAYVGAHGAEVLTAGESHAEVLPAFASWRDPVRRFSTGQDTKELRLLRIRLEDKGPIMAFHWRGAPDEDAARTRLEGIAREAEAAGLNTHWGRKVLEIRPPVRVDKGQAITELVRRTGVRAAVFGGDDVTDLDGFAALDALVADGALDVAVKVGVRSDEGPAGIVEQADLVVEGTAGFVSVLELLAADA from the coding sequence GTGTCCGCCTCCGCTCTCGACACGATCTCGCAGGCGCTGCGCCCGGTCTCCTCCATCCGCGACCGGGCCGCCGTGTTCTGCGACATCGACGGCACGCTTGCCCCGATCGTGAGGCGCCCCGACGAGGCGCACGTGCCCGAGAAGACCTCGCGCCTGCTCGGCTCGCTGGGCCGCCGCTACGCGCTCGTCGCCTGCGTGTCCGGCCGCTCCGCGGCCGAGGGGCGGCGGCTCGTGGGCGTGGGCTCCATCGCATACGTCGGCGCCCACGGCGCCGAGGTGCTGACGGCGGGCGAGAGCCACGCGGAGGTGCTCCCCGCGTTCGCGAGCTGGCGCGATCCCGTGCGCCGCTTCTCCACCGGGCAGGACACCAAGGAGCTTCGCCTGCTGCGCATCCGGCTGGAGGACAAGGGGCCGATCATGGCCTTCCACTGGCGCGGCGCGCCCGACGAAGATGCCGCGCGCACCCGGCTCGAGGGCATCGCGCGCGAGGCCGAGGCCGCCGGCCTGAACACGCACTGGGGCCGCAAGGTGCTCGAGATCCGGCCACCCGTCCGCGTGGACAAGGGCCAGGCCATCACCGAGCTCGTGCGCCGCACCGGCGTGCGCGCGGCCGTCTTCGGGGGCGACGACGTCACCGACCTCGACGGCTTCGCCGCGCTCGACGCGCTCGTGGCCGACGGCGCCCTCGACGTCGCCGTGAAGGTGGGCGTGCGCTCCGACGAAGGGCCCGCCGGCATCGTGGAGCAGGCCGACCTGGTGGTGGAGGGAACCGCCGGGTTCGTGTCGGTGCTCGAGCTGCTCGCGGCCGACGCCTAG
- the polX gene encoding DNA polymerase/3'-5' exonuclease PolX: protein MKNAEIALHFDELADLYELDGAVVYRVSAYRSAAKAIREAGVSVAELSEQGRAEELAGVGKTIAEKIAALLETGSIPAALKLKAKFPPGLVEVTRIPGLGSKRARKLFDELGVDSLDKLRSAAEAQQIRTVASFGAKAEENILTALAAGADGRPQPRLLLSKALALADGIAAALREHPAADRVEIAGSARRFTDTCKDLDIVATASDPRALAEAFAGLPLVAEASVSGEAGARGVTHNGISVDLRIVPPENFGNLLQHFTGSKQHNEALRTEAVKRGFHVSEYGVIDDASETTHSCATEEEVYRLLGMEPIPPELRENRGELQAARESSLPELVALDDIRGDLHCHTTRSDGRNTIEQMANAARGRGYGYLAITDHSATHGFGNDVQPDELREHIEAIRATEVEGLALLAGTEVNILPDGSLDYEDDLLAQLDWIVASVHTSFRMGGKEMTSRMITAMEHPLVDAIGHPTGRLIERREPYDVDVEALAEAAARTGTFLEINANPDRRDLSDVNARLAAQAGVTVVIDSDAHGAETLANIRYGVATARRAWLTAAQVANTLAWPELRRARKGGRSSAARPSG from the coding sequence ATGAAGAACGCCGAGATCGCACTCCACTTCGACGAGCTGGCAGACCTGTATGAGCTCGACGGCGCCGTGGTCTACCGCGTGAGCGCGTACCGCAGCGCGGCCAAGGCCATCCGCGAGGCCGGCGTGTCGGTGGCCGAGCTGTCGGAGCAGGGCCGGGCGGAGGAGCTGGCAGGGGTCGGCAAGACGATCGCGGAGAAGATCGCGGCGCTGCTGGAGACGGGGTCCATCCCCGCGGCCCTCAAGCTCAAGGCCAAGTTCCCGCCCGGGCTGGTGGAGGTCACGCGCATCCCGGGCCTCGGCTCCAAGCGTGCCCGCAAGCTGTTCGACGAGCTGGGCGTGGACTCGCTCGACAAGCTGCGGTCGGCCGCGGAGGCGCAGCAGATTCGCACGGTGGCGAGCTTCGGCGCCAAGGCTGAGGAGAACATCCTCACCGCGCTCGCGGCGGGGGCCGACGGCCGCCCCCAGCCGCGGTTGCTGCTCTCCAAGGCGCTCGCCCTGGCCGACGGCATCGCCGCGGCCCTGCGCGAGCACCCGGCCGCCGACCGGGTGGAGATCGCCGGCAGCGCCCGGCGCTTCACCGACACCTGCAAGGACCTCGACATCGTGGCCACGGCGAGCGATCCCCGGGCGCTGGCCGAGGCCTTCGCCGGCTTGCCGCTGGTGGCCGAGGCAAGCGTGTCGGGTGAGGCGGGCGCGCGCGGCGTCACGCACAACGGCATCTCGGTGGACCTGCGCATCGTGCCGCCGGAGAACTTCGGCAACCTGCTCCAGCACTTCACCGGCTCCAAGCAGCACAACGAGGCGCTGCGCACCGAGGCCGTCAAGCGCGGCTTCCACGTGTCGGAGTACGGCGTGATCGACGACGCCTCCGAGACCACTCATTCCTGCGCCACGGAGGAGGAGGTCTACCGCCTGCTGGGCATGGAGCCGATCCCGCCCGAGCTGCGCGAGAACCGCGGTGAGCTCCAGGCTGCGCGCGAGAGCAGCCTCCCGGAGCTGGTCGCCCTGGACGACATCCGCGGCGACCTCCACTGCCACACCACCAGGTCGGACGGGCGCAACACGATCGAGCAGATGGCGAACGCCGCCCGCGGGCGCGGCTACGGGTACCTCGCGATCACCGACCACTCCGCCACCCACGGCTTCGGCAACGACGTGCAGCCGGATGAGCTGCGCGAGCACATCGAGGCCATCCGCGCCACCGAGGTCGAGGGCCTCGCGCTGCTGGCCGGCACGGAGGTGAACATCCTGCCCGACGGCTCGCTCGACTACGAGGACGACCTCCTCGCGCAGCTCGACTGGATCGTGGCCAGCGTGCACACGTCCTTTCGCATGGGCGGCAAGGAGATGACCAGCCGGATGATCACCGCGATGGAGCATCCGCTGGTGGACGCCATCGGCCATCCCACCGGCAGGCTGATCGAGCGCCGCGAGCCCTACGACGTGGACGTCGAAGCGCTCGCCGAGGCCGCGGCGCGCACCGGCACGTTCCTGGAGATCAACGCGAACCCCGACCGCCGCGACCTCTCCGACGTCAACGCGCGGCTGGCCGCGCAGGCGGGCGTGACGGTCGTGATCGACTCGGACGCCCACGGCGCCGAGACCCTCGCCAACATCCGCTACGGCGTGGCCACGGCCCGGCGCGCATGGCTCACCGCGGCCCAGGTGGCCAACACGCTGGCGTGGCCGGAGCTCAGGCGCGCTCGTAAAGGGGGTCGATCTTCCGCAGCCCGGCCGTCCGGATGA
- a CDS encoding polyprenol monophosphomannose synthase, which yields MSRAWVVVPTYNEAENLDPFVRALLAAAPEVRVLVVDDNSPDGTGSIADGLAAELAAVDVLHRPGKEGLGRAYLAGFARALEGGAELVLEMDADFSHDPADVPRLLAAAERADLVLGSRYVAGGGVEDWGPLRRLLSRGGSLYARLVLGVHVRDLTGGFKCFRRELLEALDLGAVIADGYGFQIELTYRAIESGFRVEEVPIVFRDRRAGSSKMNFRIAAEAIWKVPALRLRA from the coding sequence ATGAGTCGAGCCTGGGTCGTCGTGCCCACCTACAACGAGGCGGAGAACCTCGACCCGTTCGTCCGGGCGCTCCTGGCGGCCGCTCCCGAGGTGCGGGTCCTGGTGGTGGACGACAACTCGCCCGACGGCACCGGGAGCATCGCCGACGGGCTGGCCGCGGAGCTGGCCGCGGTGGACGTGCTCCACCGGCCGGGCAAGGAGGGGCTGGGGCGCGCGTACCTCGCGGGCTTCGCGCGCGCGCTGGAGGGCGGCGCGGAGCTGGTGCTGGAGATGGACGCCGACTTCTCCCACGACCCCGCCGACGTGCCGCGGCTGCTGGCGGCGGCGGAGCGGGCGGACCTCGTGCTCGGCTCGCGCTACGTGGCGGGCGGAGGGGTGGAGGACTGGGGGCCGCTGCGGCGCCTCCTGAGCCGCGGCGGCTCGCTCTACGCGCGGCTCGTGCTCGGCGTGCACGTGCGCGACCTCACCGGCGGCTTCAAGTGCTTCCGCCGCGAGCTGCTCGAGGCCCTCGACCTCGGGGCGGTCATCGCCGACGGCTACGGCTTCCAGATCGAGCTGACCTACCGGGCGATCGAGTCCGGGTTCCGTGTGGAGGAGGTCCCGATCGTGTTCCGGGACCGCCGTGCGGGGAGCTCGAAGATGAACTTCCGGATCGCCGCGGAGGCGATCTGGAAGGTCCCCGCGCTGCGGTTGCGGGCATAG
- the trxA gene encoding thioredoxin: MTDANFQAEVLESDTAVLVDFWAPWCGPCRVIAPHLEELNAEKDDLRVVKLNVDENPAVAAQYNVMSIPTLIVFKHGQVAKQIVGALPKKRLEEEIEPALA, encoded by the coding sequence GTGACGGACGCCAACTTCCAGGCCGAGGTGCTCGAGTCGGACACCGCGGTCCTCGTGGACTTCTGGGCTCCCTGGTGCGGGCCGTGCCGCGTCATCGCCCCCCACCTCGAGGAGCTCAATGCCGAGAAGGACGACCTCCGCGTCGTGAAGCTCAACGTGGACGAGAACCCCGCCGTCGCGGCGCAGTACAACGTGATGTCCATCCCCACGCTGATCGTCTTCAAGCACGGCCAGGTGGCCAAGCAGATCGTGGGCGCCCTGCCCAAGAAGCGCCTCGAGGAGGAGATCGAGCCGGCGCTGGCCTAG
- a CDS encoding cupin domain-containing protein gives MTNIERPDYQDPSGRPEGFRVRRARLGDAVGARRLGASVWELPPGEAAYPYHYHLAEEELIVVLEGRPSLRTPDGWRELEQGEVVSFPVGEEGGHQLANRTDALVRFLSISTSGVPEICVYPDSGKIGAYGRTDEELRELHRRSDAVDYWEGERPPER, from the coding sequence ATGACGAACATCGAGCGCCCCGACTACCAGGACCCCTCCGGACGACCTGAGGGATTCCGTGTCCGGCGCGCGCGGCTGGGCGACGCCGTCGGCGCGCGGCGCCTGGGGGCGAGCGTGTGGGAGCTGCCGCCCGGCGAGGCGGCCTACCCGTACCACTACCACCTCGCCGAGGAGGAGCTGATCGTCGTGCTCGAGGGGCGCCCGAGCCTGCGCACGCCCGATGGCTGGCGCGAGCTCGAGCAGGGCGAGGTGGTGTCGTTCCCCGTCGGTGAGGAGGGCGGGCACCAGCTCGCCAACCGCACGGACGCGCTCGTCCGCTTCCTGTCGATCAGCACGAGCGGCGTCCCGGAGATCTGCGTCTATCCCGACTCGGGCAAGATCGGGGCCTACGGGAGGACGGACGAGGAGCTCCGTGAGCTGCACCGCCGCTCGGACGCGGTGGACTACTGGGAAGGCGAGCGCCCGCCGGAACGCTAG
- the ileS gene encoding isoleucine--tRNA ligase, which produces MYRPVDPQQSFPELEEEILERWRERDVFHESIRRREGAPPFVFYEGPPTANGRPGSHHVLSRVFKDVFPRYKTMRGHLVHRKGGWDCHGLPVELAVEEQLGISRKQEIEEYGVAEFNARCRESVLEYVDEWNRLTERIGFWLDTDDAYLTLSNDYIESVWWSLKQVWDKQLLFEGHKVVPYCPRCGTALSSHEVALGYKDVIDPSVYVRFPVEDEPGVSLLGWTTTPWTLLSNAALAVHPEVAYVRARVGEETLIVAEALVERVLGEDVEIQQRLTGAELEGTAYEPPFPYISDYGERGHTVLPADFVTTEDGTGVVHTAVAFGEDDFRLGEAHGLTIHNPVREDGTYDERMGEFAGRNVKEADPDIVEALRASGRLFKDEEYEHAYPHCWRCDTPLLYYAKRSWYVRTTAIRDELLAQNESVDWHPEHIKHGRMGKWLENNVDWALSRERYWGTPLPIWRCGEGHVRCVGSVAELGEAAPDDLHKPYIDDVVLTCEECGGEMRRVPDVIDVWWDSGCMPFAQWHAPFENKELFEERFPADYICEALDQTRGWFYSLLGVSTLLFGEVSYRTVLCLGLILDPDGQKMSKSKGNVVVPWDVLDTHGADAFRWYYFTSKQPWDGYRFSVETVGESVRQFMLTLWNTYALYVLYANANDLEPGGGGPETELDRWILSRLQATTETAIERLDDYDTTFAGRAIAGFVDDLSNWYVRNSRRRFWDGDPAAFWTLRECLLTVAKLVAPLTPFIAEAIYANVDGSEPSVHLCDYPETDRDRRDEPLERAMAAAREAVELGRAARAQAKLKVRQPLREAVIVAAGEEREAIERFEALVSAELNVKGLRFVGEAEELGRWELKPNYRALGPRFGKQMPQVAAAVAALEPATAAPTLRGGGRVGINVEGAEHELTADDVLMVLQPLAGYQVERAGTHAVALDLELDDGLRREGLARDVVRAIQDARKNAGLAVEDRIALTLGGDAALLDAARAHESYVAGETLATSLSYDGGATTADIEGRQLRIGLERA; this is translated from the coding sequence GTGTACCGGCCCGTCGATCCGCAGCAGTCGTTCCCCGAGCTCGAAGAGGAGATCCTCGAGCGCTGGCGTGAGCGCGACGTGTTCCACGAGTCCATCCGCCGGCGCGAGGGCGCCCCGCCGTTCGTCTTCTACGAGGGCCCGCCCACCGCCAACGGGCGCCCGGGCTCGCACCACGTGCTCTCCCGCGTCTTCAAGGACGTCTTCCCCCGCTACAAGACCATGCGCGGCCATCTCGTGCACCGCAAGGGCGGCTGGGACTGCCACGGCCTGCCGGTGGAGCTGGCCGTCGAGGAGCAGCTCGGCATCAGCCGCAAGCAGGAGATCGAGGAGTACGGCGTGGCCGAGTTCAACGCCAGGTGCCGCGAGTCGGTGCTCGAGTACGTGGACGAGTGGAACCGGCTCACCGAGCGCATTGGGTTCTGGCTCGACACAGACGACGCCTACCTGACGCTCAGCAACGACTACATCGAGTCGGTCTGGTGGTCGCTCAAGCAGGTCTGGGACAAGCAGTTGCTGTTCGAGGGCCACAAGGTCGTGCCCTACTGCCCGCGCTGCGGCACCGCGCTCTCCAGCCACGAGGTGGCGCTCGGCTACAAGGACGTCATCGACCCCTCGGTGTACGTCCGCTTCCCGGTCGAGGACGAACCGGGCGTGTCCCTGCTCGGCTGGACCACCACGCCCTGGACGCTGCTCTCCAACGCGGCGCTGGCCGTGCACCCCGAGGTGGCCTACGTGCGGGCGCGCGTGGGCGAAGAGACGCTGATCGTGGCGGAGGCGCTTGTCGAGCGGGTGCTGGGCGAGGACGTGGAGATACAACAGCGGCTCACCGGCGCCGAGCTCGAGGGCACCGCCTACGAGCCGCCCTTCCCCTACATCTCCGACTACGGCGAACGTGGCCACACGGTCCTTCCTGCCGACTTCGTGACCACCGAGGACGGCACGGGCGTGGTGCACACGGCGGTGGCCTTCGGGGAGGACGACTTCCGCCTGGGCGAGGCCCACGGGCTCACGATCCACAACCCGGTGCGCGAGGACGGCACCTACGACGAGCGAATGGGCGAGTTCGCCGGCCGCAATGTCAAGGAGGCGGACCCGGACATCGTCGAGGCGCTGCGCGCGAGCGGGCGGCTGTTCAAGGACGAGGAGTACGAGCACGCCTACCCGCACTGCTGGCGCTGCGACACGCCGCTGCTCTACTACGCCAAGCGCTCCTGGTACGTGCGCACCACGGCCATCCGGGACGAGCTGCTGGCCCAGAACGAGTCGGTGGACTGGCACCCCGAGCACATCAAGCACGGGCGCATGGGCAAGTGGCTCGAGAACAACGTGGACTGGGCGCTGTCACGCGAGCGCTACTGGGGCACGCCGCTGCCCATCTGGCGCTGCGGCGAGGGCCATGTCCGCTGCGTGGGCTCGGTGGCGGAGCTGGGCGAGGCAGCGCCCGACGATCTCCACAAGCCCTACATCGACGACGTCGTGCTCACCTGCGAGGAGTGCGGCGGCGAGATGCGCCGCGTTCCCGACGTGATCGACGTCTGGTGGGACTCCGGCTGCATGCCCTTCGCCCAGTGGCACGCTCCGTTCGAGAACAAGGAGCTGTTCGAGGAGCGCTTTCCCGCCGACTACATCTGCGAGGCGCTGGACCAGACCCGCGGCTGGTTCTACTCCCTGCTCGGCGTGTCCACCCTGCTGTTCGGGGAGGTCTCCTATCGCACCGTGCTCTGCCTGGGCCTGATCCTCGACCCCGACGGCCAGAAGATGTCGAAGTCCAAGGGCAACGTGGTGGTGCCCTGGGACGTGCTCGACACCCACGGGGCGGACGCCTTCCGCTGGTACTACTTCACCTCGAAGCAGCCCTGGGACGGCTACCGCTTCAGCGTCGAGACGGTCGGCGAGAGCGTGCGGCAGTTCATGCTCACGCTCTGGAACACGTACGCGCTCTACGTGCTCTACGCCAACGCGAACGACCTCGAGCCGGGCGGCGGCGGCCCAGAGACGGAGCTCGACCGCTGGATCCTCTCCCGCCTGCAGGCCACCACCGAGACCGCCATCGAGCGGCTCGACGACTACGACACCACCTTCGCCGGACGGGCGATCGCGGGGTTCGTCGACGACCTCTCCAACTGGTACGTGCGCAACTCGCGGCGGCGCTTCTGGGATGGCGACCCGGCGGCGTTCTGGACGCTCCGCGAGTGCCTGCTCACAGTGGCGAAGCTGGTCGCCCCGCTCACCCCCTTCATCGCCGAGGCGATCTACGCGAACGTCGACGGCTCAGAGCCGTCGGTGCATCTGTGCGACTACCCCGAGACGGATCGGGATCGCCGCGATGAGCCGCTCGAGCGGGCGATGGCCGCCGCGAGGGAGGCCGTCGAGCTCGGCCGCGCGGCGCGGGCGCAGGCCAAGCTCAAGGTCCGGCAGCCGCTGCGGGAGGCGGTCATCGTCGCCGCGGGCGAGGAGCGCGAGGCCATCGAGCGCTTCGAGGCGCTCGTGTCCGCCGAGCTCAACGTGAAGGGCCTGCGCTTCGTCGGCGAGGCCGAGGAGCTGGGCCGCTGGGAGCTCAAGCCCAACTACCGCGCTCTCGGCCCGCGCTTCGGCAAGCAGATGCCGCAGGTGGCCGCCGCCGTGGCGGCACTCGAACCGGCCACTGCCGCGCCCACCCTGCGCGGCGGCGGCCGGGTGGGAATCAACGTCGAGGGCGCCGAGCACGAGCTCACGGCCGACGACGTCCTGATGGTGCTCCAGCCGCTCGCGGGCTACCAGGTCGAGCGGGCCGGCACCCACGCCGTGGCCCTCGACCTGGAGCTGGACGACGGGCTCCGCCGCGAGGGCTTGGCGCGCGACGTCGTGCGGGCGATCCAGGACGCCCGCAAGAATGCCGGGCTGGCCGTGGAGGACCGCATCGCGCTCACGCTGGGGGGCGACGCCGCGCTGCTCGACGCCGCCCGGGCCCACGAGTCCTATGTTGCCGGCGAGACCCTGGCCACCTCGCTGTCCTACGACGGCGGGGCGACCACCGCCGACATCGAGGGCAGGCAGCTCCGGATCGGGTTGGAGCGGGCATGA
- a CDS encoding MarR family transcriptional regulator translates to MAQFEVADPLAHRALQALVRAEASVRRRLAAELEREGLSAAGFSALVVLVTAGGELELRTLRRRMNWSKANATEVTGTLAARGLVARRRHAGDRRAVLLTLTAPGADLVQRLFPDHARRVSATFSSLDEAEKRSLAEICRKLAA, encoded by the coding sequence ATGGCCCAGTTCGAGGTCGCCGACCCGCTTGCGCACCGCGCGCTGCAGGCCCTCGTGCGGGCCGAGGCGAGTGTGCGCCGCCGGCTCGCCGCCGAGCTCGAGCGGGAGGGCCTGTCCGCCGCGGGCTTCTCCGCGCTCGTCGTCCTCGTCACGGCCGGCGGCGAGCTCGAGCTGCGCACGCTTCGCCGCCGGATGAACTGGAGCAAGGCCAACGCCACCGAGGTCACCGGCACGCTCGCGGCGCGTGGCCTCGTGGCCCGTCGCCGCCACGCCGGCGACCGCCGCGCCGTGCTCCTCACGCTCACGGCGCCGGGCGCCGACCTCGTGCAGCGCCTCTTCCCGGACCACGCCCGGCGCGTGAGCGCCACCTTCTCCTCGCTCGACGAGGCCGAGAAGCGCAGCCTCGCCGAGATCTGCCGCAAGCTGGCCGCCTGA
- a CDS encoding MerR family transcriptional regulator, which produces MSGIRTNAAAELLGVSPNTLRSWERRFEYPKPRRTSGGHRQYDLQELESLRRALLETHNISSAIQLARQRGEGPTSAARLVDAFDRFDERAADRVMEESLAVRSVERTLEELLLPALEFAQDRRAREAELELACRWATGWMHAARRLAPAPSRPDGVLLFDASGSLMDLEGLHVQALELALRRAGFRVLLLTMGIGQERVTRAMRALEPTAALVLCGGAATLDVVGRLVYAARQVGSDARVFDYRDAMPVNGGHAVRSLGAKPSDAVDHLRAVVEGRAPEPELPGFVEEMQPIDDSVAAGNN; this is translated from the coding sequence ATGAGCGGCATCCGGACAAACGCGGCGGCAGAGCTCCTCGGAGTGAGCCCCAACACCCTTCGCTCCTGGGAGCGCCGCTTCGAGTATCCGAAGCCTCGGCGCACCAGCGGCGGCCACCGCCAGTACGACCTCCAGGAGCTCGAGTCGCTGCGGCGCGCTCTGCTCGAGACGCACAACATCTCCTCGGCCATCCAGCTCGCGCGCCAGCGCGGCGAGGGGCCGACCTCGGCCGCCCGCCTCGTGGACGCCTTCGACCGCTTCGACGAGCGGGCCGCCGACCGCGTCATGGAGGAGAGCCTCGCCGTGCGCTCGGTCGAGCGCACGCTGGAGGAGCTGCTGCTCCCCGCGCTCGAGTTCGCCCAGGACCGCCGCGCCCGCGAGGCCGAGCTGGAGCTCGCCTGCCGCTGGGCCACCGGCTGGATGCACGCCGCCCGCCGGCTCGCGCCCGCGCCCTCGCGGCCCGACGGCGTGCTGCTGTTCGACGCCAGCGGCTCGCTCATGGACCTGGAGGGGCTCCACGTGCAGGCGCTCGAGCTGGCGCTGCGCAGGGCCGGCTTCCGGGTGCTGCTGCTGACGATGGGCATCGGCCAGGAACGCGTCACCCGCGCGATGCGCGCGCTCGAGCCCACCGCCGCGCTCGTGCTGTGCGGCGGAGCCGCCACGCTCGACGTGGTCGGCCGGCTCGTCTACGCCGCGCGCCAGGTGGGCTCCGACGCCCGCGTCTTCGACTACCGCGACGCCATGCCGGTCAACGGCGGCCACGCCGTCCGCTCGCTGGGCGCGAAGCCGAGCGACGCGGTGGACCATCTCCGAGCGGTCGTCGAGGGCCGCGCCCCCGAGCCCGAGCTTCCGGGCTTCGTGGAGGAGATGCAGCCGATCGACGACTCCGTCGCGGCCGGCAACAACTAG
- a CDS encoding helix-turn-helix domain-containing protein — translation MQDVASEIARHPHGRVPRALRERQIFELGEELFAERGYAGASMDELARRAGVSKPVIYDLAGSKEELYRACVSRAAQELYERVEAAVIAAPDAAAKARAGGLAFFSFVAEHRRSWEVLFMGDPGRFAADAARIRGRQAELQLRLIGDPDVGLGMQVDPQQADAMVHAVNGAYEALANWWYAHPEVSPEMLVDWLMALILPGIERIASGR, via the coding sequence ATGCAAGACGTCGCCTCCGAGATCGCTCGTCACCCCCACGGTCGCGTGCCGCGGGCGCTGCGGGAGCGGCAGATCTTCGAGCTCGGCGAGGAGCTGTTCGCCGAGCGCGGCTATGCGGGCGCCTCGATGGACGAGCTGGCCCGCAGGGCGGGGGTGAGCAAGCCCGTGATCTACGACCTGGCGGGCAGCAAGGAGGAGCTCTACCGCGCCTGCGTGTCACGGGCGGCGCAGGAGCTCTACGAGCGGGTGGAGGCCGCGGTCATCGCCGCACCGGATGCGGCCGCCAAGGCGCGGGCGGGCGGGCTCGCCTTCTTCAGCTTCGTCGCCGAGCACCGCCGTTCCTGGGAGGTGCTGTTCATGGGCGATCCCGGCCGCTTCGCCGCCGACGCCGCGCGCATCCGCGGCCGCCAGGCCGAGCTCCAGCTGAGGCTCATCGGGGATCCCGACGTGGGCCTCGGGATGCAGGTCGACCCCCAGCAGGCCGACGCGATGGTGCACGCCGTCAACGGCGCGTATGAGGCGCTCGCCAACTGGTGGTACGCACATCCAGAGGTGTCGCCCGAGATGCTCGTGGACTGGCTCATGGCGCTCATCCTCCCGGGGATCGAGCGCATCGCCTCCGGGCGCTGA